Genomic segment of Streptomyces zhihengii:
GGGCCGCGACTCCCAGGTGCTCGCCGACCCGGTTGACCATCAGCGTCATCTCGTAGGCCACCTGGCCGACGTCCGCCTCGGCGGAGCTCAGCACGCACAGGCAGCTTCCGTCGCCCGCCGCGGTGACGAAGAGCATGGCGTCGTCGAACTCGACCATGGTCTGCCGGGCCCGGCCCGCGCGGAAGTGGCGGCCCGATCCGCGGGCGAGGGAGTGCAGTCCGGAGGAGACGGCCGCGAGGTGCTCGGCGTCCTCCCGCGCGAGCCCGGTGCTCGCCCCCGTCACCAGCCCGTCGTTGGAGAGCACCAGCGCGT
This window contains:
- a CDS encoding roadblock/LC7 domain-containing protein → MALDKGLDWLLDDLTKRVDHITHALVLSNDGLVTGASTGLAREDAEHLAAVSSGLHSLARGSGRHFRAGRARQTMVEFDDAMLFVTAAGDGSCLCVLSSAEADVGQVAYEMTLMVNRVGEHLGVAARQPGDSTL